AATTATTTCTCGGTGTACAACACAGGACTGACATTAGATGTGGATTTTGCCGAAGATAGCGGACCGACGGGAGAGAAACATAAGACAAGCACAACTTCGACAACAGCCGCGCCAACCCAGGTGGTCACGCTGCCTCCAAGCGTCGTCACGCAAACACAAGCACCAgtcgaagaggaggagaagaagggcggcaagAACGTGGCCGGCATCGTTGccggtgtggtggttggtgtgaTCGCCGCCGTGGGTCTTGCCACGGGCGCGTACCTCTACCTCCGCCGCAAGAGGAACAAGGAGATTGAAGAGGAGCATCGTCGCAACGCTGCTGTGAGCGCCTTTATTGGCCAACCCCCCGGAAGCAGCCGCGGCAGTGGCATTTCCGGCGCCGACTCCCGCATGGACCCAGTCATGGCccagaggaggatgagcgACGGCAGTATCGCCGACAACGAAGATTACTCCAGGAAGATCCTTCGCGTAGGTTTTGACTCTGCTCAAGGCCCAAGATGGTACCGCTCACTAACAACTCAACAGGTCACCAATGCATGATCAATTTTCCGGCTATCGACCAAAGTGATGACGACAAACGAACTCGCCTGTATTTTAACCTTTGAACATCTGCATAATATCGGCGTATCAGGAGGGGATATCTGCCGCAATCTTGTTTACCATTTCGGAACCCACATCGAATATCACGCGAGCGAGCGAGCAAACAGCATGAGCGGGCGTTATCCGACTTGGAGGAATATTTTTGCGTTGTAAGGTTTGAGCAAAAGTGACCGAATCCCGCAGTTGGGGTATCTCGGTCGCTCCTATCTTTGCTCAACACCATTGCATGAATGCTTGGTCTATCCTCTCCTTTTTCTGCtacttttttgttttcttttacGTCCAGCTCTCCTGCTACACAAAAATCCGGTGGAACCCGGCcttgtttctctctctctatctctctctgtctctcagacaggaggggtgggaagaaagaaacaaaaattgggagggggagttgatAAAGCTCCGGTCGgtcatttttttttattttactagCTgtcaattttttttttggtgtgttATGGGAATTGGGATGGGATATTGAAAGAAGACCCTACCtttgtttgggggggggagggggggggtggggaggaagagggaaggagtagggggaaagagagaaatATAAAGGAAATATTTACATATCTATCATCTCAGATGACGTACTTACACCTACGTATCCTATCCTATCTACCTTGTCTATCTATACCTGACTATTACTCTGGCTTTTTGctttggtgtttgttggttgggtcggagaaggggggagagtCATCGTTCTGCATGATTTCTGCTTTTGATGATTgagtttgggtggtggtttgtgtttGCGTGCTTTTGTTGATGCTTTTGACAGTTCCATTCTATATGCTCGTATGCCCACTCACT
The sequence above is a segment of the Podospora pseudoanserina strain CBS 124.78 chromosome 5, whole genome shotgun sequence genome. Coding sequences within it:
- the wsc1 gene encoding Protein SLG1 (COG:G; COG:O; EggNog:ENOG503P3P2) — its product is MKSIAIFAAALLAVAEAFPEKQMAARQTTPKIPVAVQKPIEDARLNAQTNQGCFKSAGNNMTFVTVIQYNSIGECALKTCVPKGFTAAATTGGNQCWCGYKYPPEDDLVDNKKCDVGCTGFGEEACGGKNYFSVYNTGLTLDVDFAEDSGPTGEKHKTSTTSTTAAPTQVVTLPPSVVTQTQAPVEEEEKKGGKNVAGIVAGVVVGVIAAVGLATGAYLYLRRKRNKEIEEEHRRNAAVSAFIGQPPGSSRGSGISGADSRMDPVMAQRRMSDGSIADNEDYSRKILRVTNA